From Primulina huaijiensis isolate GDHJ02 chromosome 15, ASM1229523v2, whole genome shotgun sequence, one genomic window encodes:
- the LOC140960472 gene encoding DEK domain-containing chromatin-associated protein 3-like, whose product MGEGDMVPDKPESLANGNTELEEEPGAVIDNKEEHQGEMNAMEEDKKDDGKVEANDMDVDEEINKTEEIEETVKDGEVVKEGNNNEGEEENKEEDKQAIVAEGKVEAKDEVVDRDVMEKTQETGDKVEEEVGVEDEERSEEPKAKKSLTKTRPRRKNDAGKKENTKKKEPVDKKQKPKTSNEKKVKEHETSTEKKEDPKTPVTYTTDRPVRERKSVERLVATIEKDAAKEFHVEKGRGTALKDIPNVAYKLSRKKNDDTFRLLHNILFGRRGKAAEFKNNMSRFSGFVWHDDEEKQTIKLKEKLDKIVKEKLVEFCDLFDIPVSKANTRKEDIISKLIEFLMAPHATTAEFLVDKEQSSKGKKRKRASKSALESSTPSKGSAKSSKKTESTSRKGKETKEGRPDSEDESEDKNDEAHEDEDVNGILEKSEDEMSERAESEEKDSESEKADEDEVKQKQGSAKSVKKGSTGKAKTKKFTISKKADPPPEREPVKSPHSRSKSNKGTSAKSTSGKKKDEIVKVKTSTPKKSPSSVSTGKKVLKGKEKPKEAKVTPSDDELRNAICELLKEVDFNTATFTDVLKLLAKRFSEDLVPRKSSIKLMIQEELTKLADSEDEEDDEGGDAGKDEKKASTQSVKAEKLV is encoded by the exons ATGGGTGAGGGAGATATGGTACCTGATAAGCCTGAGTCCTTGGCAAATGGGAATACTGAGTTGGAGGAAGAGCCGGGGGCTGTGATTGATAACAAAGAGGAGCATCAAGGCGAAATGAATGCAATGGAAGAGGATAAAAAGGATGATGGGAAGGTCGAGGCTAATGATATGGATGTGGATGAAGAGATCAATAAAACCGAAGAAATTGAAGAAACAGTAAAAGATGGAGAGGTAGTGAAGGAAGGGAACAATAATGAAGGAGAGgaagaaaataaagaagaagATAAGCAAGCAATTGTTGCAGAAGGGAAGGTGGAAGCCAAGGATGAGGTAGTGGACCGTGATGTCATGGAGAAAACCCAGGAAACTGGAGATAAGGTTGAGGAGGAAGTTGGGGTGGAAGATGAGGAAAGGTCTGAAGAGCCTAAAGCAAAGAAAAGTCTGACGAAGACGCGTCCGAGAAGAAAGAATGATGCTGGCAAAAAGGAAAATACTAAGAAAAAGGAACCTGTAGACAAGAAGCAGAAGCCTAAAACATCAAATGAAAAAAAGGTCAAAGAACATGAAACATCAACAGAGAAAAAGGAGGATCCAAAAACTCCAGTGACTTACACAACTGACCGGCCAGTACGTGAACGGAAATCTGTGGAAAGGTTGGTGGCCACCATTGAGAAGGACGCCGCCAAGGAATTCCATGTCGAAAAG GGTCGTGGAACTGCACTAAAAGATATTCCCAACG TGGCATACAAGTTGTCAAGAAAgaagaatgatgatacctttaGATTGCTGCATAATATTCTTTTTGGCAGGAGAGGAAAG GCTGCTGAATTTAAGAACAACATGTCAAGATTCTCTGGGTTTGTTTGGCATGACGATGAG GAAAAGCAAAccataaaattaaaagaaaaacttgaCAAGATTGTCAAAGAGAAGCTTGTGGAGTTCTGTGATCTTTTTGATATACCAGTTTCGAAGGCTAATACGAGAAAG GAAGATATCATCTCAAAGTTGATTGAGTTTTTGATGGCTCCTCATGCAACCACTGCTGAATTTCTTGTGGATAAAGAACAG TCAAGCAAGGGCAAAAAGAGAAAGCGGGCCAGCAAGTCAGCGTTGGAGAGTAGCACTCCTTCAAAAGGCTCGGCCAAG AGTTCAAAGAAAACTGAGAGTACATCTAGAAAGGGGAAGGAGACAAAGGAGGGCAGACCTGATTCAGAAGATGAATCAGAGGACAAGAATGATGAAGCCCATGAAGATGAAGATGTAAATGGCATTCTGGAGAAGTCAGAGGATGAGATGTCTGAACGAGCTGAAAGTGAAGAGAAAGATAGTGAATCTGAAAAAGCTGATGAGGACGAAGTAAAGCAGAAGCAAGGATCTGCCAAGTCTGTGAAGAAGGGGTCCACTGGAAAAGCCAAAACCAAGAAATTTACTATATCTAAGAAGGCCGATCCTCCGCCTGAGAGAGAACCTGTAAAATCACCACATAGTCGCTCTAAAAGCAATAAAGGTACGAGTGCAAAGAGTACTTCTGGtaaaaagaaagatgaaatAGTCAAGGTCAAGACATCAACTCCAAAGAAGTCTCCGTCAAGCGTGAGCACGG GGAAAAAAGTTCTTAAAGGTAAAGAGAAACCCAAGGAAGCTAAAGTGACACCAAGTGACGATGAGCTTAGGAATGCTATTTGTGAACTCCTAAAAGAGGTTGACTTCAATACT gCTACTTTCACCGATGTTCTGAAGCTACTTG CCAAAAGATTCAGTGAGGATCTGGTTCCAAGAAAATCATCAATAAAGCTCATGATTCAGGAGGAACTTACTAAACTAGCTGATTCggaagatgaagaagatgatgaaggtGGTGATGCTGGGAAGGATGAGAAGAAGGCGTCTACCCAAAGTGTGAAGGCTGAAAAACTGGTGTGA